The Plectropomus leopardus isolate mb unplaced genomic scaffold, YSFRI_Pleo_2.0 unplaced_scaffold24806, whole genome shotgun sequence DNA window TTTTgggaacaaagacagaaataataatatggTCATATAAAGTAGTCATTTTGCCAGAGTGAGCCAAACACATTGCAATTTAAGATAATACAATGACAACTCGTGTACAAAAACCTCACAATGGAAAATTTGCAGGGACACAAATGACTGTCCTATAAGGGCATAATAAGGgcaaaagctaaaaaatgaTCTTAAGAAAAAGTTATCAAAgtgtatatattttgaaaatcaattaaattaatatttttaacaatagaAAACCCTTTTTTAATCTGTGTCAACTCaatcatttgtatttgtttatgctAATGTGTGGGTGGTGGTAAGATGATATATTTTTCCAAAGCCCCTTGTGAGCCAATTCATTGCCATGACAATATATAAACAACTTTACAGTGAGCCAGACGACTCTAAGGAGCTGCCTCCTATTTGGCAGATATAACCTCTATAAAGCAGCTAGTCTTTCTGTACATCTCACCAGTTGGTCATTACCAGTATTGCCAGTACAAGGTAGTGATGCTTTAgtacatgtttcttttttattcagcATGGAAGTGAAttaatatgctgttttctgtctgtctatctgtctgtgtaTTTTGTTCCTGAATTTTCAGTTCAAAGCTGTAAATCCAAAAGACTATAactttttaactatttaaagTATATGACATAAGATGTGTcatgtttaaatgaaatatatgtAGACTAAAATTGAAGTGGCGGGAACATATTCAGTACTAACTTTGGTTAGTTCTGTCCCGAGCAGttagaatttagaaaaaaatactaattataACTCAAATATGACTAtaattttcaccatttttacaacattatctatctctgcatttctttttattgtgaaattgaAGTTTTGCTTGTAATATTTATGCGGCTTAAATTACATTATGAATGACTTTTCAATTTTCTAGGCAGGAAGATCATCTAAATGGACGACCTGTACAACACATCATCTGTTTTAATGCTAAATCGCTTTAATCTCTCCTCTGAGAATGcctttcctgcttttctttttgcaactctCAGCTACATGATCATACTTTTCTGCAACCTTATTCTAATCCTCACCATTGTGCTGAACAAATCTCTGCATCAGCCCATGTATCTAATACTGCTGAACCTTCCTATCAACGACCTCATAGGCTCCACGGCGTTCTTCTCGCAGGCCATTAAAGACCTACTGACAAACAGCAAGACAATCCAATATTCAGCTTGTGTTGCCCAAGCTTTCTTTATCCACATCTACGCAGCAGGTACAGTGTTTATTCTCTCTGCTATGGCGTATGATAGATACATCGCCATATGTTTCCCTTTGAAATACAACACAGTTATGACTTATGCTCACATTATGAGAATAATCACACTAGTGTGGATGAGTAGTTTAGTTATAATAGGGgtactttttttcctgcttttgcGTTTACCCCGCTGTCGATCTGAATTGACACACCCCTACTGTGACAATCCGTCTTTGCTGACTCTGGTCTGTGGCAACACAACCATAAATAACATCTACGGGCTTTTTATAGTTGCTCTTTCACAAGTGATAGCTAACGGGATGATTTTGTACACATATCTCCAAATCCTTGTCGCATGCTTCAGATCCAAACGGTCTGACACAAAAGCCAAAGCTCTGCAGACGTGTGCTAcgcatttaattgtttttctcttattggAGTGTCTGGGTCTTTTTACCATCATCTCTTACAGAATAAAGaatatttcatcacatttaagGAGGTTCATGGGGCTGTCAACTTTAATTTTCCCCCCAACATTGAATCCAATCATCTATGGACTGAAAACTAAAGAAATTCGAGAAAAAGTCCTGTCCTTTTTTAGGAGTAAAATCCTACCATCTTGAGCATGCAGAAAGCTAAACGTCTTTTAATTGCGACATGATTGTATTCTctcatttacagtgttttatttttcttgctaCCTTATAATTACACGTTTTGCTACTGAATCTATAAAATGGCTTTATGTTCATAGCAATCACCAGACAAAAGTTTTTTTACATAAGGAATATAAAAACCACAGTacagtttgtgtttaaaaacaattaacttTTGACTAACTACTGTACAAGGCAGTATGAAATGATTACTGCCTCAGTGTGACTATAATTAtactgctgtctttttttttcctccagcagctccacctaatattatttttaaaaataagtcacCAGTGTTTGTCAGATATGTAAATGTTATATAACATTAGGTATTTCTCTTCTGAACTGATCAAGAATAAGATAACTGTTAAACTGTGCTCCACTACTGTTTTTTGATAGCTGAAATACAGTTTATGTGCTTTAATTGTAAGCAGATAGAAATATACAGAAACCTGTGAATCGCACCATGTTTGCTTTGACCATGTTATTGTGTGTTATtagtttattaattaattaatttatttatcttatttgatTGCCCTAAAAGGTTGTCTGATTTCCAAGAAATAtaaagtttgaaataaatagGTGAATGGGATTATTTCTTACCCTGAATTTAGAGTTACGCAGTGACTGGAATTAAGAGTTTAAAGGTGTGATTCCTACATAACTTAAAAAGAAGAATACTGTTTgtatgaaaaaggaaagtaaatggATGAGGTA harbors:
- the LOC121966498 gene encoding olfactory receptor 52B2-like; translated protein: MDDLYNTSSVLMLNRFNLSSENAFPAFLFATLSYMIILFCNLILILTIVLNKSLHQPMYLILLNLPINDLIGSTAFFSQAIKDLLTNSKTIQYSACVAQAFFIHIYAAGTVFILSAMAYDRYIAICFPLKYNTVMTYAHIMRIITLVWMSSLVIIGVLFFLLLRLPRCRSELTHPYCDNPSLLTLVCGNTTINNIYGLFIVALSQVIANGMILYTYLQILVACFRSKRSDTKAKALQTCATHLIVFLLLECLGLFTIISYRIKNISSHLRRFMGLSTLIFPPTLNPIIYGLKTKEIREKVLSFFRSKILPS